Below is a window of Methanocaldococcus jannaschii DSM 2661 DNA.
AATCTTTATAATTCCAATTGGGCAGACGTTGGCACATATACCGCAACCGTTACATCTCCTTCTATCTACATAATAGCCTCCAAACTCATTCCTCTTAATTGCCTTGTTTGGGCAGTTTCTTGCACACTCTCCGCATGTTAAACAGCTAAAACTTTTATTATTTAATAAAAATATTGCATCTGTTGGACAAGCTTCCATACACTTGGATGTTTGTGAGAAAGGACAGGATTGGCATTTCTCCTCTACCCTACATTCATCTAATATAGTTATAATCATCCTTCCTCCCCTCAAATTTGTTTTAAGCCATATTTCTCTTTTAAAAAGTCTTTAATTACTTCCAACACATTTTCAGCATCTTTTAAACATTCTTCAGCATCTTCTTTAGTATATTCTTCCAATGGATTCCAAAGTTCTCCAAAATACGGTTCTGGATACCTTGGCATAACCCAATGTTCTTCTAAGCTTTCTATTTTTGGTATTAGATTTAGTAATTTCTCTTTCCATGAATCCTCAATTTTCATCTCGTAGATGACATTCCTAAACACTCCTGAAACTACATGTCTTCTGAAAATAATTCCATTTAAAATTAAAACTGCTTTTACAGCTTTTTCAACACATTGTTGGGAGTGATAGACTGAATCTGGATAGTGATTTGTTTTTAGTAGAACTTTTGCCACTTCTAAATCCTCTTCCGCCCTTTTTATGAATAGCTTAGCATACTTTATATTAAATCCGCTATCTTCCATTCTTTCTCCTCATCGATAAATATTGGCTTTATTCTTTTAATAATCGGTTTTATTCTCTCAAGGTAATTTTTCCAGAAGTTATCTCTATCATATATTATTTTATATCCAGTTAAAATACCACAAATCAACGGATTTATACTCTTCAGTGATAAATCCCTTGGCTCTACCAATATTGGAGAAATGTTAATCCCATATCTATAAATAAACTCTAATACTATGTCCCTTAAAACTTTATGTCTGTCAATCCTTCTTTTTGGTAAATTTTTAGCAATAACTAATAAATCAACATCTGAATACTCCACAGCAGTGCCTCTTGCATAAGAACCAAATAAAATAATTGAAATTAAATCATCTCCAAATTTTTGTTTGCATTTTTGTAGAAATTCATCTAAAATATTATTCAACATTTTTTCATCCATTATTTCACCAAATTAAATCATTTTCCCTCCAAATAACCTGTTTCCAATAATTATTCCAATTACTGCAGATAGATAAGAGCAAGATAAAGGAAGTAAGTCATAGTATGGAAATGCCTTTAAGAAATAAGCTATAACTACAGTTAAAATTAAGTATCCAAAAATATTTCCTATTTTATGCCTATACTTAGCTCCCATCAACACTCCAAACAAAAATGCAAGAATTGAAGGATAATATAAATAGTTTGATAATATTGCATCAAGCATTTAAATCACCATTATTCCAATTTATTCCAATTTCTCCTCAGATTTGCTAATTTTTTCAATAATAACCTTTTCACAAGACAGTAAGAATGCAGCAGTAGATAACCCTGCTAAAACCTTTAATCCAACTGCAATGTTTAGATATGGAATGATTCCAGCTGTTATGATTTCTTTTGGAGCTGGAAAGATAGTAAAGCCATTAATTTCTGTGAAGTTGAATAAATAATATCCTCCAATAAACATTCCAGCAACACCAAGTAATAGATAACCTAAAGCTCCCAATGCCTCCAACTTCTCCAAAAATTTATGGTCAAACCATAATGGGCTGTTAGAACCAAAGGCTATAACTGATAGTATAAATGCAGCAGCAATTAGAGCTCCTCCTTGAAACCCTCCTCCTGGTGTTATATGCCCTCCTAACACAGTTATAATTCCCAATGCAACCATTAAAACACTCATAGGAAATGCCAAAAACTTAATTATTGGTGTATATTCTCCCCAACCTTGAAGTGTTATGTAATCATCTGACTCTGGAGCGTGAAATAACTCTTTTAGATAGGTGTTATCATATAATGATTTCCCAAACACAATCCAAGAGACCATAACGGCAACAACTAAGACCAAACACTCTCCCAAGGTATCATAAGCCCTCCAGTCAAATATTACAGCACACACATAGTTTGGGATTATATAGTGAGTGAGATAAACTTCATTAACTCCTGGACTAATCTGCATGTGTGCTAAACTATATAATACAGATGCCCCAAATACAAAGAAGGATATGGCAACAGCTAAATCTCTTTTAGAGTTCATTTTACCACCTTGTTGTCATATAGATGCAGAATGCAATTGCCCCCAAGAATATGGAGAGCCAAAACAACTGGTAGTTTATGGCATTTGAGTTCTCTTCCTTAAACTTAAAGATTAAAGGAGACACTGACAGAGAGAAAGCTAATGCAGCTAAACCAAACAAAGTCATCAAAGTTTTTCCATAAACTCTCCCAATAATCAAAGCTCCAAATATAAACAATAAATAGAGAGTAAATTCTCCAGTATAAACTGCTCCAACTGTGATTCCATCCCCATGCTCTTCTTTATCCAACTTTTTTTGAAAGTCATTATAATCCATAAAATCCACCAAAAATTAAGTTATTTTGTCTATTTTAAATAATAATTAACCCCTAACTCCTTTGCATAGTCCCAGAGATAGTTTGTTACAATGTCTGGATAGAGACCAATTATTATGCATAGAGCAGTTAATACAAACAAGCTAAAGACAGCAAGTTTAGGAACTTCCTTGTTTTGATACTCTTTCAGAGTTTCTTCATCAACTGGTTTTAAGTAAATTAAATAGAATGCCTTCATCATTGAGACAAACGTCCCTATACTAACAATAATCATTATTATAGCTATTTCTGGCATATTCACTTGCATAGCTGCTTGGGCAAGCATCCACTTACTCTGAAATCCGTTAAATGGTGGAATTCCACTAATCGCAAGCTTTGCACATAAAACCATAAATGCCACAGAGGGCATTAGAGGCAATAAACCTCCCAACTTATGCAAATTACTTCCTCTCTTACAGCTTACAATATACGCCCCCAAAAACAAGGCAGATTTATAAATAACGTGATTTATAGCGTGGAAGATACCAGCAACAATTCCTAATGGTGTTCCTAAAGCTAAGCCAGTAGCCACATAGCCACCTTGACTTATAGCGTGATATGCCAAAAGCTTTTTATAATCACTTTGCAATAACGCCATTACAACCCCAAATACCATTGCCAAAACTCCCAATGCAATTAAAACAGCATGAGCACTTGCAAAATAATCTAATCCATTAAATAATTTTAGAATAATTATCATCAAGCCAACTAACACAAATTTTGAGTATGTTTGGAGCATTGCAGAGATAAATCCCTTAGACCTTGCGTATAAATCAGCTTTAACGTTGTGGAATGGCGGCAATCCAGCCCCATAAGCTAAACCAACAATTAGCAACAACAAGCCACCATAAATCATTGGATTATCAACTAACAGATAGTGTTTCATGTCTGTGATGTTTAGAGTTCCAGTTGAAGCTAATAAGAACGCTATTCCTAATAGCATTAAGGCTGCCGCAACATTCCCCATTATCATATATCTTAATCCTGCTTTATATGCCTCTTCAGTTCCAGATAAAAATACTAATCCAGCTTGGACAATTGAAACTATCTCAAAGAACACATACAAGTTGAATATATCATCAGCCAAAACTATAGCTGCAATACTTGCAAATCCCATTAATGAGAGGGTAACAAACATATTATTCTTTAATTTCTCTCCCATTCCTGTAATTAAAACAAGAGAGGCAATTAAAGACAGAGTTACAATAATTGCCTGCTTTGCTGGGTTATATAGATAGGCAATACCAGATACCCATCCATTAACAACTCCATGCCCACCAAAGTAATAATAACCATACTGGCTGATAAATGGCAAAATAATCAAAATAGCAGCTGTAATAAATGTTATATATTTTACTGCTTTCTCTTTTCCATGCAATAAATTCATTATTATTGCCATGATTAATGGAAACACTATCATCATCGGCAGATAATTCATATTCTCCCTCCAATCTTTTAGAGAAAGTTAAATAGAATTAATCCTCTTTTAGTATTACAGAGCTTCTGAGTGTTTTATATTTTTTATACAAAATTATAGAGACTCCAAGCATCACAGCAAGCATTGATGCCTCTATAACTATATTTGTCAAAACTAATGCATGAGTTAATGGATAAGCAGATTCTTTAGCAAAAACTTCTACAGAAACACCCGGAAGTTTTATTGGGATTGTTCCACCATTGTAACCAATTGCAATTAAAGCTAAATTAACTCCACTACCTAAAATCTCTAAAGCTATGATTTTTTTCAGAACATTATCAACAAAAAACACACCATATAATCCAATAATAACTAAAAGCCCAGAAGTTATGAATGATGCCATCTGAAAATCCATTCTATTCACCAAATAATTTATCATTATCATTAATGACAGATTAGGTTTAACAGTATATAAACATTACGTTAGCAACCAAAAAGCTAAAAGCTATTAAAAACATAAATATTAATTTGAAGCGTAAAACTAAATTAGACAAAAAATCAAAATGGGTGTTAGATATGAAATTTGGTGTTTCATCATTAGTTTTTTTACCAGAGAGCTTAACTTCATCAATGGAGAAGATAGCTGAACACAACTTTGATGCATGGGAGATTGTCTGTGAGGGAACTCATTACCTATCTCCAAAGAATATAAAGTATCTCATGGAATTGAGAGATAGATACGAAGTTGAAATTGTAGTGCATGCACCTTTTTCAGATTTAAACCCTGCATCAATGAATGAGAGAGTTAGGAAATTAACAGTTGAGTGTATTAGAGACGCTATAGAAGGTGCTTTTGAGCTTGATTCTGAGGTTGTTGTAGTTCATCCTGGCTATATTCCAGAGCTCTGGAGTAACTATGTAAGTGAGATACTGGATAACAATTTCTCAACACTTTCTGAGATTGTAGAGATAGCTGAAGATTATGGAATAAAGATTGGTTTGGAGAACATGCCAAACTTTAGAGGAGTTTTAGGGATAACTCCAGAATCATTATTGGAGATTGTTAAAGACATTGACTCAAAGAATTTAGGGATAACTTTTGATATAGGACACGCAAACACTGCTGGAAATCCAGCTGAATTTGTTGAAAAACTACAAAATATTGGAATTGGAATTATACATGTTCATGCCCACGACAATAACGGCTATGATGATGAGCATTTGAAAATAGGAGAAGGAAATATTAACTTTATTGAAGTCCTTGAAAAGCTAAAAGAAATTGGCTATGATGGAGTTATTAGCATAGAAAATAAAAATATTAGGGATGCTGTGAAGAGTAAGGAAATATTAAAAGAATATTTGGAAATCGTTAATGAGAAAGTGGCTGAGAAGGAGAAAATAGAGGAATAATTTTATATTTTATTTATTTTTGGTGGTTCTATGACTATAGCATTTGGACCAGTTCCATCAAGGAGGTTAGGGAAGAGTCTAGGGATAAATAGCATTCCATGTAAGTTTTGTAGTTATGATTGTGTATATTGCCAAGTTGGAAGAACCATAAACAAAACTATAGAGAGGAGAGAGTTTTATAGTCCAGAAGATATTTTTAAGTCAGTAGAGGAGAGGATAGGTAAGCTAAATAATGAGAAAATTGACTACCTCACTTTTGTTGCAGATGGAGAGCCAACATTAGATATAAATTTATCAAAAGAAGTTGAAATGCTTAGAGATTTTGACATTCCAATAGCAATAATTACAAACTCTTCATTAATTTGGAGGGAAGATGTTAGAAATGACATATTAAACTTTGATTTAGTATCTTTTAAGGTTGATTCTGTTGATGAAAAAATTTGGAGAGAAATAAATAGACCTCATAAAGATTTGGTGTTAGATAAAATCTTAGAAGGAATGATAGCTTTTAGAGATAACTATAAAGGAGAGTTGATAACTGAAACGATGATTTTAGGAAGTATAAAATATACAGAGGAATCTATAATCAAAACAGCAGAATTTTTAAAAGAATTAAATCCAAATAAATGCTATTTAAATACTCCAATAAGGCCACCATCTGAAAAATATATAAAACCTCCTAAAATAGAAGTTATAACTAAAATATTAGCCATATTTAATGAAATTATTGGTAAAAATAAAATTAAACTCTTAGGGAAATTTGAAGGAAATGAATTTATATTCTCTGAAAATGTTGAAGAGGATATATTGGCTATAACTTCCGTTCATCCAATGAGAGAGGAAGTTATTAAAGAATTGTTAAATAAATCAAATATTAGCTTTGATATTATAAATAAAATGGTAAATGAGGGAAAACTAATAAAATTAGAATATGATGGAAAAGTATTCTATATGAAAAATATTAAAAGTAGGGATAAAAATGTATCTAACCCATAGGGCTTCGCCCTATTGGGATACCCAGAGCGGGGCTTCACTACATTCAGCCCTACTGTAATCTATTTTTAATCAGATTTTTAGTAAAAATTTGAGGGATAAAAATGTATCTAACTAAAGAAGAAGAGAAAATATTAGATGGAGAATATGGAGAGGTTTTAAGAAGATGTATGAATTTATTAGTTTCTTTGGGAGATATTTATGGAGCTGATAAGCTAATCCCTATAAGCTCAGCTCAAATTTCTGGAGTTTCATACAAAACTATTAAAGATATTGGTTTAGAGTTTTTGGAAGATTTTGCTAAAGAAGATGTTAAAGTTAAGGTCTATGCCACTTTAAACCCAGCTGGAATGGATTTAGATATATGGAGAGAGCTTGGCATTGATGAGAAGTTTGCCAAAAAGCAGTTGAGAATTATTGAAGCATTTAAAAAGATGGAAGTTGAGATAAGTTGCACTTGCACGCCCTATTTAACTGGAAACCTTCCAAGATTCGGAGAGCATATAAGTTGGGCCGAAAGCTCAGCTGTGAGCTTTGCAAACTCTGTCTTAGGAGCTAAGACAAATAGAGAAGGTGGGCCATCAGCATTAGCAGCTGCAATTATTGGAAAAACACCATATTATGGATATCACTTAGATGAAAATAGAAAGACAACACATATCATTGAGTTAGATGGACAATTAATCTCTAACTTTAAATATGGAGAGAGTTTTTATGGAGCTTTAGGTTACTTAGTTGGGAAGATTGTTAAGAATGGCATTCCATATTTTGAAAATCTATATAAATTAAATCCAAATAACGATAATTTAAAATCCTTGGGAGCTGCAATGGCTGCAAGTGGTGGTATCGCCTTATATCACGCAAAAAACTTGACAGCTGAATGCAGAGTTAAAGAAGTTGTTAATGATAAAATTGAAAAGATATCTATTGGAGTTGAGGAGATAAAGGAAGCTTATGAAAAATTAAATACAACAAATGAAGAGCCAGATTTAATTTGTATTGGTTGCCCTCACTGCAGTTTAATGGAAATTAAAAAAATTGCTGAACTTTTAAAAAATAAAAAATTGAATGCTGATTTATGGGTTTGCTGCTCTCTTCATATTAAAGCAATAGCAGATAGAATGGGATATACAAAGATTATTGAAAAAGCTGGTGGAAAGGTAGTTAAAGACACCTGTATGGTTGTTTCTCCAATTGAGGATTTAGGTTATAAAAGAGTTGCAACAAACTCTGGAAAAGCTGCTGTTTATCTACCAAGCTTTTGTAAGAGTGAAGTAATTTTTGGAGATATTGAGGAATTGTTAAAAGGGAGATAATGCTGAATCCAATAATCTTATTTTTGGCTATTATTTTTGATAGAATCATTGGGGAGTTGCCAGAGAGTATTCATCCAACGGTTTGGATAGGGAAGTTGATAGCTTTTTTAGAGAACATATTTAAATCTACAAATTGCAAAAATAAATATAGAGATTTTTTGTTTGGCTCACTAACAACATTTATTACTCTATTAGTTGTGGGAGTTATAGCTTTTTTTGTTGATAAATGCATAATGCTGTTACCATTTCCTTTAAACTATATTATCTATGGTTTTTTGTTATCAACAACTATTGGCTACAAATCATTATTCGAATTCTGCAAAAAGCCGATTGAATATATAAAAAATGGTGATTTAGAGGGAGCAAGGAAAGCTGTTCAGCATATAGTTAGCAGAGATGCCTCAAAGTTGGATAAAGAGCATGTATTATCGGCTGCAGTAGAGAGCTTATCCGAGAACATAACAGACAGTATAATTGGAGCTTTATTCTATGCTATATTTTTTGGTTTGCCTGGAGCCTTTGTTTATAGGGCGATAAATACATTAGATGCAATGATTGGTTATAAAAATGAGAAATATCTATGGTATGGGAAGTTAGCAGCAAGGTTGGATGATATTGCCAATTTTATTCCTTCAAGAATAGCAGGGATTTTGCTAATAATTACTGCCCCATTTTATAAAGGAGATGTTAAAAAGGCAATATATGGGTTTTTAAAAGAAGCTAATAAGGTTCCATCACCAAACTCTGGTTATACAATGGCTACATTGGCAAATGCATTAAATATAACTTTGGAGAAGATAGGATATTATAAACTTGGTAGTGGGAAAATAGATGTTGAAAAATCTTTAAACGCTTTTAAGGCAGTTGATTATACAGTCGTTGTGTTTTTAATTATTTATACTTTAATTTGGTGGATAACATGATAAGTAAAGCTTATTACACTACAGAGATTCCAGAGGATAGATTTGAAGCTCTGAGTTGTATTAAAGATAGTCAAAAACCTCTTAAAATTATATTACTTGGAGGAGTTGATAGTGGTAAAACAACATTAGCTACTTTTTTGGCAAATGAGCTTTTAAACTTAGGATTTAAAGTTGCTATAGTCGATAGTGATGTAGGGCAGAAGAGCATTTTACCTCCAGCAACTATAAGCTTAGCTTTCCCAGAAACAAATTTTAACAATTTATATGAAATTAAACCATACAAAAGTTATTTCGTTGGTTCAACAGCCCCAATACAATTTTTTGGAGAGATGATTACTGGAACTAAATTATTGTGTGATTATGCTGAAGATAAGGCTGATATTATTATAGTTGATACCACTGGGCTGATATCTGGTTCTGGAGCTGATTTAAAGAGGATGAAAATAGAAATGATTAAGCCAGATATTATAATAGCATTGGAGAAAAGAAATGAACTTAAGAGTATTTTAAAGCCCTTTGAAAATAAAATCAGGGTTTTTTACTTAAAAGTTTATGAAAATGCAAAATCATTCAGCAGAGAGGAAAGAAAAGAAATTAGAGCAGAGAAATGGAAAGAATACTTTAAAAACTCAAAAATTTATAATATTGGTTTTAATGATGTAGTTATTGGTGGAACCAAGGTATTTCAAGGAGAGAAGATTTTAGAGGATGAGAAATACTTATTAGAATCACTTTTTAAGTGGAAGATACTTTATGGTAGCAAATGCGATGGAAGATATACAATAGTAAAAAGAGATTTGGTAAATATGCCAAGGCAAATAGATAAAAACATCCTATATTACATTGAGCCAGAGCGGTTTAACAATTTAATAGTTGGATTGATTGATGAAGATAGCTTTTGCATTGGATTAGGTATTTTAAAAACTATTGATTTTGAGAATGAAACATTAGAAATTTTAACTCCAATAAGTGAAGAGGATATTAAAAATATTAGAGAAATAAGGTTTGGAAGGATTAGAGTTGATGAAAATGGTGAGGAACTTGGCTTATTAGATAGAGATTCTATATAAATTGGGGATATTTATGCTTAAAGAAATATTAAACAAAATCTTTTGGCATCCTGATTATAAGAGAGAAGATTTTGAAGTTGTTATATTACATAGAGGGGCTGAAGAAAATAAAAAAGCTATATCTTTAGATGATGTTGAGCTTAAAGGGAATTATTTAATATATTTTGACACTTATATACCTCTACATAGAATCTTAGAGATTAGAAATAAAAAAACTGGAGAGATTTTATATAAAAAGAAGTAACAAACCTGAAATTATAGCTAAGACACTTCCATATAAAAATGTCATTTCTGGGCTTATCTTCCACAAATATCCAGCTATTAAACTTGCAGGTAAGCTTGTTAATCCCACAACTGTATAAAACAGCCCTAAGGCTGTTGCTCTAATATCCTCTGACGATAAATCTGAGACATAAGCTTTCTGATTTCCAGCAAATAATGCATAGGCAATTCCATATAAAGCAAATAACAATATTAAGCTTTTTTGAGATATAAAGTAGGCAAATCCTAAAGAGACAATACCATAAACTATATATCCAATAGTTAAAACACTCTTCCTCCCAATTTTATCAGATAAAATTCCAAATGGAATTGAAAATGTGGCGTAAAAGATGTTGTATAAAATATATAGAGCAATAGGGATTATAATAGCCATTTTTTCATCTACTATCATTAAAAATTCCTGAGCTCTCAAAATATAAAACATATAGCTAAAGTTACTTAGGGTAAATATAGCTGAGATTAAAATAAAAAGCTTTAACTCTTTTGGTAAATTTTTAATCCCTACTCTAAATGTTATTTTATTATTAGAGGGTGAAGGTTTCTCTTTAACAAAATATAGAGGAATTAGGGTTAAAAATCCAATAACCGCAGCTATTAAAATTATTTGATTGAAACTATATTGAAGATATAGAATAAACAATAATGATAAGGTAGAGCCAAGTATAGCCCCAGCGGTATCAAAAGCTCTCTGTATTCCAAATCCTTTACCCAAAGTTTTAGGCATACTTTCAGATATTATCGCATCTCTTGGGGCTGTTCTTATCCCTTTGCCCATTCTTTCAAGGGAAGAAAATATAACAGCTCCTAACCAGCTTTTTGATAAACCTAAGAGTAGTTTAAACATTGAAGATGTTAAATAACCTAAAACAACAAAAATCTTCCTTTTCCTAACTTTATCTGAACAATAACCAATTAAAACCATTAAAATGTTTGAGATAAACTCTCTTAAACCTCCAACTAAACCTATTGATAAACTTCCTCCCCCAACGCTTGTAATAAGCATTGGTAAAATTGGCATTATCATCTCACTGCTCATGTCATTCAAAAAGCTTGTAAATCCCAATAAATAAACATTTTTAGATAATTCCCTATCATTCTCATTATTTTTTTGTAAATTTTGTTCTGCCACTTTTCTCACCATAAAAAATAATAAAAATAAACTAAAAAATAAATATAAAAAGTTAATTAAGCAGAAACTCTTCTTGCTAAGTATCCTCCTGCAAACCCTATTAATCCACCAATTATTGCAGAAATCATTATTCCAACATTATTTTCCTTAGTTGTAGTTTCTTCAATATTAACATTCTCGTTAGTGACTATATTAATTTCACTGCTGATATTTTCACTGATACTTTTATTCAACTCTTTTATTACATCTATATCCATTTGGGCGTAGTATGAGCTATATTTATAATACATAATTTTTGAAATGGTATCATTTAAACTATTTGCATATTCATAATAACCAAGGGCTGAGATTGGAGTTATTCCTAAGTTTTCAGCCAAGTTTATTTTGTTCCTTGCATATTTTTTGGAGTATTCAATATCTCCAAATATAACCAATGGAATCTCTGCCTTTACACAGGTATCTATACTCTCAGCTATGGTTAGTAAATAGTCCCCATCCTTATATGCCTCTTTTGCTGATTCTAAATCATTTTCAAGGTCATCAGTAGGTAGATTGGGGAATAATGTTTCTACATAAGTTAAGATTGTTTCAGCGTTGTCTAAATACTGCTGAGCTAATGATTTTAATTTAGCTTCATTTATTATCTTGCCATTGTTATCATTTTCTTTTAAAGAAACCCACCATATTGCACTATCTCCCCTCAACTTCGCAAAGCTACCATACTTTATCGCTTCATCATAATTTCCTAAATAGTAAGATTTCCACGCATTATCTAAGAGTTTTTCCGCTTCAGCAATTCTTATCCTTCCTGCCAATATCTCTTCAAAGTTGTTAGTAGTTACATTTTTTGAATAAACAATTTCTTTATCATGGCTAATTTTATTTTGAACCTCTGTTAAGAAAGTTTTAACATCTTCCTCTCCAGTTAAGTATTTTAGGGTGTGTTCAATAGTTTCAAGTTTAATTAATGCGTTAAACGCAGAGCATGTTGCAGAGTAGTATTTGTTTTTTAGATATTCATCATTAGCCT
It encodes the following:
- a CDS encoding sugar phosphate isomerase/epimerase family protein, with the translated sequence MKFGVSSLVFLPESLTSSMEKIAEHNFDAWEIVCEGTHYLSPKNIKYLMELRDRYEVEIVVHAPFSDLNPASMNERVRKLTVECIRDAIEGAFELDSEVVVVHPGYIPELWSNYVSEILDNNFSTLSEIVEIAEDYGIKIGLENMPNFRGVLGITPESLLEIVKDIDSKNLGITFDIGHANTAGNPAEFVEKLQNIGIGIIHVHAHDNNGYDDEHLKIGEGNINFIEVLEKLKEIGYDGVISIENKNIRDAVKSKEILKEYLEIVNEKVAEKEKIEE
- a CDS encoding radical SAM protein — its product is MTIAFGPVPSRRLGKSLGINSIPCKFCSYDCVYCQVGRTINKTIERREFYSPEDIFKSVEERIGKLNNEKIDYLTFVADGEPTLDINLSKEVEMLRDFDIPIAIITNSSLIWREDVRNDILNFDLVSFKVDSVDEKIWREINRPHKDLVLDKILEGMIAFRDNYKGELITETMILGSIKYTEESIIKTAEFLKELNPNKCYLNTPIRPPSEKYIKPPKIEVITKILAIFNEIIGKNKIKLLGKFEGNEFIFSENVEEDILAITSVHPMREEVIKELLNKSNISFDIINKMVNEGKLIKLEYDGKVFYMKNIKSRDKNVSNP
- the cbiB gene encoding adenosylcobinamide-phosphate synthase CbiB; translation: MLNPIILFLAIIFDRIIGELPESIHPTVWIGKLIAFLENIFKSTNCKNKYRDFLFGSLTTFITLLVVGVIAFFVDKCIMLLPFPLNYIIYGFLLSTTIGYKSLFEFCKKPIEYIKNGDLEGARKAVQHIVSRDASKLDKEHVLSAAVESLSENITDSIIGALFYAIFFGLPGAFVYRAINTLDAMIGYKNEKYLWYGKLAARLDDIANFIPSRIAGILLIITAPFYKGDVKKAIYGFLKEANKVPSPNSGYTMATLANALNITLEKIGYYKLGSGKIDVEKSLNAFKAVDYTVVVFLIIYTLIWWIT
- a CDS encoding aconitase X, producing MYLTKEEEKILDGEYGEVLRRCMNLLVSLGDIYGADKLIPISSAQISGVSYKTIKDIGLEFLEDFAKEDVKVKVYATLNPAGMDLDIWRELGIDEKFAKKQLRIIEAFKKMEVEISCTCTPYLTGNLPRFGEHISWAESSAVSFANSVLGAKTNREGGPSALAAAIIGKTPYYGYHLDENRKTTHIIELDGQLISNFKYGESFYGALGYLVGKIVKNGIPYFENLYKLNPNNDNLKSLGAAMAASGGIALYHAKNLTAECRVKEVVNDKIEKISIGVEEIKEAYEKLNTTNEEPDLICIGCPHCSLMEIKKIAELLKNKKLNADLWVCCSLHIKAIADRMGYTKIIEKAGGKVVKDTCMVVSPIEDLGYKRVATNSGKAAVYLPSFCKSEVIFGDIEELLKGR
- a CDS encoding Clp1/GlmU family protein, with product MISKAYYTTEIPEDRFEALSCIKDSQKPLKIILLGGVDSGKTTLATFLANELLNLGFKVAIVDSDVGQKSILPPATISLAFPETNFNNLYEIKPYKSYFVGSTAPIQFFGEMITGTKLLCDYAEDKADIIIVDTTGLISGSGADLKRMKIEMIKPDIIIALEKRNELKSILKPFENKIRVFYLKVYENAKSFSREERKEIRAEKWKEYFKNSKIYNIGFNDVVIGGTKVFQGEKILEDEKYLLESLFKWKILYGSKCDGRYTIVKRDLVNMPRQIDKNILYYIEPERFNNLIVGLIDEDSFCIGLGILKTIDFENETLEILTPISEEDIKNIREIRFGRIRVDENGEELGLLDRDSI
- a CDS encoding cation:proton antiporter subunit C, whose amino-acid sequence is MDFQMASFITSGLLVIIGLYGVFFVDNVLKKIIALEILGSGVNLALIAIGYNGGTIPIKLPGVSVEVFAKESAYPLTHALVLTNIVIEASMLAVMLGVSIILYKKYKTLRSSVILKED
- a CDS encoding HEPN domain-containing protein; amino-acid sequence: MEDSGFNIKYAKLFIKRAEEDLEVAKVLLKTNHYPDSVYHSQQCVEKAVKAVLILNGIIFRRHVVSGVFRNVIYEMKIEDSWKEKLLNLIPKIESLEEHWVMPRYPEPYFGELWNPLEEYTKEDAEECLKDAENVLEVIKDFLKEKYGLKQI
- a CDS encoding Na(+)/H(+) antiporter subunit B; its protein translation is MNSKRDLAVAISFFVFGASVLYSLAHMQISPGVNEVYLTHYIIPNYVCAVIFDWRAYDTLGECLVLVVAVMVSWIVFGKSLYDNTYLKELFHAPESDDYITLQGWGEYTPIIKFLAFPMSVLMVALGIITVLGGHITPGGGFQGGALIAAAFILSVIAFGSNSPLWFDHKFLEKLEALGALGYLLLGVAGMFIGGYYLFNFTEINGFTIFPAPKEIITAGIIPYLNIAVGLKVLAGLSTAAFLLSCEKVIIEKISKSEEKLE
- a CDS encoding nucleotidyltransferase domain-containing protein, translating into MDEKMLNNILDEFLQKCKQKFGDDLISIILFGSYARGTAVEYSDVDLLVIAKNLPKRRIDRHKVLRDIVLEFIYRYGINISPILVEPRDLSLKSINPLICGILTGYKIIYDRDNFWKNYLERIKPIIKRIKPIFIDEEKEWKIADLI
- a CDS encoding DUF504 domain-containing protein; protein product: MLKEILNKIFWHPDYKREDFEVVILHRGAEENKKAISLDDVELKGNYLIYFDTYIPLHRILEIRNKKTGEILYKKK
- the ehbF gene encoding energy conserving hydrogenase EhbF, with the translated sequence MNYLPMMIVFPLIMAIIMNLLHGKEKAVKYITFITAAILIILPFISQYGYYYFGGHGVVNGWVSGIAYLYNPAKQAIIVTLSLIASLVLITGMGEKLKNNMFVTLSLMGFASIAAIVLADDIFNLYVFFEIVSIVQAGLVFLSGTEEAYKAGLRYMIMGNVAAALMLLGIAFLLASTGTLNITDMKHYLLVDNPMIYGGLLLLIVGLAYGAGLPPFHNVKADLYARSKGFISAMLQTYSKFVLVGLMIIILKLFNGLDYFASAHAVLIALGVLAMVFGVVMALLQSDYKKLLAYHAISQGGYVATGLALGTPLGIVAGIFHAINHVIYKSALFLGAYIVSCKRGSNLHKLGGLLPLMPSVAFMVLCAKLAISGIPPFNGFQSKWMLAQAAMQVNMPEIAIIMIIVSIGTFVSMMKAFYLIYLKPVDEETLKEYQNKEVPKLAVFSLFVLTALCIIIGLYPDIVTNYLWDYAKELGVNYYLK